The stretch of DNA AATTGAGTTGGAATTCTCTATCGATGGAATAGAAGAAATTGCAAATATTGCTTACGAAGTAAACGAGAAAAATGAAAATATTGGTGCAAGAAGACTAAACACAATCATGGAAAAACTTTTAGAGGAAGTTAGTTTTCAAGGGCCTGATTTAAAAGCATCAGAAAAGAAAATCAAAATCACCAAAGAATACGTTTCTAAAATACTAAAAGAAATAGTCGAAGATAGGGATTTAAGTAAATACATACTTTGATACCTATTTAAAAAATCACTGAGTTCATCCTTTATAGAAAAATTCAATGTCCATTTTGTAAACTTTCCGAAGAAATACCATTATGTAGAAACTTTAAATAGACTAATTTAAGAAAACTAAAAACTAATATCAGCCTTTAAAGCAGCAATAGGGTATCTAAGATATACAGTTGTAGCCTTTGAACTTGTGGTTATTGTAAAATGATCCAAAGGATCAACCCCAATATTATAATAACCCTCGTCTATCATCGCTATCCCAAATCCTGCACTCTCCTTCTCATCCAAAAACTCTGGTCTGAAGAAATCTGCAGATTTACCTTCTTTGTACAATTCGTTGTGTTTTTGTCTGGACTCTCCAATTCTTTTTAAATCCAAAGACATGATTGGCGCATCGTTACGAATTCGAATAAAAAGTAGATCATCTGTAACCTCAATTTTTAATGAAATTTTTAGATTATCTTTTTGTGTTTTCTCTCTAATAAAACTAAGTAATTCTTTTTCATCGTCTGTGAGTTCAGTTTTTTTAACTCTAATTTTTTCCTCTAAGGTTAAAATATTTTGGATTGTTTTTTTCACTTTTTCAGGGACAATATATCTCTGCATTGCATCTCTAAGCGGGCTTGTGTCCAATATCACCTGAAGCAGATGCTCTGTTTCTTTTTCATCTTTTTCTTTCTGAATTAACTTTTTATAAAGCTCGTCTTTGAATATTACAAAACGAATATTTCCTTTCAAAGCATTCAATAAGGCTTCCATAAGCCCACTGAATATATGAAAGGATGCCAAAGGATTTGCGCCAATTTTTTCAAGAACTCCATTTAAGAGTTGTGACAAGCAATCTCTCGTTTCTCTGGTTAATCCTTTGATTTCCAAAGAAAAAGTCTTTCTTTGGACTAAATTGTCAATTTGATCTAAGATTTCTTCTCTTGTCAGATATTTTCTACCATTTCTCATTTTTTGTTTTCTTTTTAATGTATTTATCTAAAATGCCATAAGGAATGCAAGTAGGAATTTTTTCAAGAAACAAAGAATCATGATAAAAAAAGAAAATTTATTCGAGCTTACTACCCCTGATCTGGGAGACGCAGAGAAGATAGAGTTAGCGATTTGGTACGTAAAACCGGAAGAAAACATAGAAAAAGGGCAAGAGATCCTAGAGCTTGTAACGGATAAGGCAGCTTTTCCAGTCGAATCTCCCTATTCTGGAAGACTTATAGAAATTTGTATCCCAAAAGGCTCTAATGTTCAGAGAGGGCAGGTGCTGGGGGTTATGGAAATTTTGCAGGACTTATGAAAATCATACATATTTCAGATTTACACTTGCCTATCTCTATTCCAATTTTTTCTCTTTCAGGGAAAATGATTCTTGGCTACATAAGCTACACTTTGCGAAGAAAAAAAAAATATCCCGAAAAAATTTTTTCTGCAATTCTAAATAAAATCAAAACTACAGACTACGATTGTCTAATTATTTCCGGAGATATAACCAATGTGTCTTCTGATCTTGAATTTCAAAATGTATCTAAAAAGCTAAGCCCGATTCTGGACGAAAGAGTTTTTATAATTCCCGGAAACCACGACAGGTATGTAAAAAAAGCTCTACGTCCCGTTGATCTATTCGAAAAATACTTTGGACAATTCACTGGAGAAAAAACTTTTGAAGAAGAAAACTTTTATCTTAGGTTTAAAAAAATAAAGAGTCATTGTATCATAGGTTGGGATTCCAATTTTCCTAACTCAATGATAAAAGCGACGGGATATGTAAATAAGAAAGTTCTCATCAATTCTAAAAATCTGCTACACACACTAAACCTAAAAAATCCGATAATTGTTTGCCACCATCCTCTGTGGAATCCTGAAGATAAAAATGAATCTTCTTTTCACCGACTTTCCAATAGAGAAGAGGTAATCACCCACTTAAAAGATATGTCGCCTATCGTCTATCTTCACGGTCATGTTCATTCTAATTGGGTAAAGCATTCAGATGAACAAATTCCATTCCCGATAGTAAACTCGGCTTCTAGTCCAAGAATATCTGATGAGTGTCATAATAGTGGTTTTCATATCTTGGATATTCATGATAAGAAAATTCAATTTACAAGATTTCATTATTCTAAACAAGAAAATCAAATGATCCAAGATGAATTGATTCAGTATTCAAAATAATAAGAGGATTGGGATAAATTTTTGAAAATTATGAGATAATTTAAGTCTAATGTATTGTTTAAAACTATTTTTTTAAAAAATAATTTTTCTAAAATCATAAAATATTAAATTTAAGGAATGTAAATGAGTTCAATTACAAAAGAAAAAATCCAAGCAGAGCTTGCAAAAATTCGTCACCCTGTTGTGAAAAGAGATTTAGTTTCTCTTGGTATGGTTGACACCATAGAAGAAATAGAAGAGATTTTTCATATTCAGTTGAAAACTCCCGATGACGACAGAAAACTTCAATTCAATCTCGAAGCAAACATTCGACAAACCTTAACCAGAATCGACAATTCAAAAAAATATAAAATAAAATTTGTCAAAGATCCAAATTTACAATTCGAAGAAGGCAATAGCATTCCCGGGGTGAAAAAAGTAATTGCTATCGGATCAGGAAAAGGTGGTGTCGGAAAATCT from Leptospiraceae bacterium encodes:
- a CDS encoding metallophosphoesterase → MKIIHISDLHLPISIPIFSLSGKMILGYISYTLRRKKKYPEKIFSAILNKIKTTDYDCLIISGDITNVSSDLEFQNVSKKLSPILDERVFIIPGNHDRYVKKALRPVDLFEKYFGQFTGEKTFEEENFYLRFKKIKSHCIIGWDSNFPNSMIKATGYVNKKVLINSKNLLHTLNLKNPIIVCHHPLWNPEDKNESSFHRLSNREEVITHLKDMSPIVYLHGHVHSNWVKHSDEQIPFPIVNSASSPRISDECHNSGFHILDIHDKKIQFTRFHYSKQENQMIQDELIQYSK